Part of the Odontesthes bonariensis isolate fOdoBon6 chromosome 15, fOdoBon6.hap1, whole genome shotgun sequence genome, TCATTTGAAGACGCAGGTTTTCTCCCTGACTCCTCCAAACTCCCTTACAGAATCTCTCTCTTAGAACAGACCTAAGGTTCTTTCCCTTCTCTGAGGTTCCCCTCTACCAAAATGCAGCACAGCACAAAGACTGTTGTCTTTTAATTTTCACAGTTCCAAGTATGGAACAGTTTACGTGTCACTTTAGTGCCCTAGCagcttttttctgtttcaattGACTTGGCTAcctaacaaacacacacacacacacacatgcattataCACTGGGCCAGGAGAAGCAACACTTCCTAACTTCTTTACTAAGATctgcagcagatctctgtttttCAGTATGTGAAAGTCCGAAACGCCACGAAACCACCCAGAAACGTATCTAATGTTTCAAATAagactttgtttttaaaatctgTTAACTTCAAATGTTTCAAGTGCCTTGATATGACATTTGGCGCaacataaataaatcacttGAACTCGGGATGGCAGCAACCTGATATGCATAAAGAGAATCTCTTAGCAACTTGACTATTTCGGCCGAGTTATTTTAAAGATTATGTCAGTAAAATTGAGTCATTCTCTATAAAAAAGTTCTGAGTTTGAAAGCTAGAATATTTGAAAGTTGAATATTCGAGCAAGGTTTAAATAAGGAAAAGTTCTGAGCCTGGTTAACACTGGAAACAAGTTTTACCGTGTCTAAGAAAATATTCGTTTTAACTTAGCTCTATGAAATTGGTTACTTACAGCTTAACATACTTGTGTTCAATGATTCATTCAATTATATATTCATACAGGAGTATAACTTCACAAGACAACACTGTATTTAGCATTAGGTTACTTTCCTTCCTGGTTGCAGTTAGTTTCATTGATCTTCACAACATCAGCTTTAATGACACAGTGGGGTTTCCATTTGATCTTTAACTGTAAAGGAATCACAGCAATGAGCTGTGGACAGCATGTCCACATGCCACCTCATGAATGTGTCATTGGAGTTTTTTCCATTCGTTCAAAAGATAACCATCTTTAGACCATCCAAGACATGTCTTTGTAGGCATGTAGTCAACACACTCATACATTCATCAAACCAACATGTactctgtgtgcgtgtgtgtgtgtgtgtgtgtgtgcatgagtcTTCTCTCAGAGTGTCAGCACCACACTTATTTTAGGTTGCatgtttttccacattaaaaagGTTGTGGACTGCATGGAAGGCTGTCACACTCAACATGATTCCCCAGAGGCAGAGTTAGCTAAAAACCAAAGGAGCAAGCTCGCGCACAAAAGGCTATCCTTGCACTGGATGAATTCACACCTCTTGGTTTATGTCTAATGTCACCTGCACATTTTACAGAATGGGAAAAATTGAAAACATTATAGCTGCATGTAATTATAGGTTTTGCATAAAGAAACCATTATCAACTTTATTGCCAGGCAGCAAGGTTGAAGAAAGTCAAAAAAGGTTTTTATGCTTTGATATAAGCACAAACAGAAGCAACACATTCTTAAATCCAACAAAATATGTCCAATTTACCAATCCACCAGTGTCCACCATCCTTTCTGAGTGAGTCTGCCATTCAGAATTCACTGGATAAATGCTAACCATAGAACCAGCATTCATGTAACACAATCGTGCATTTAGGAAGTGTCTTCTTTTTTACAGAAAGATACTGTGTTGACAAACTCTTATGTATTTCAAATACTATACCAGCAAAACTCAATGTTCTTGTGAGGAGTTCTGATATCACTCCAAGTCCAAAGTTCTGTAGTGCATAAGTTGTTAAGGACCTGCAGCCTGTAATGTAGCAGGTtgctgtatatgtgtgtgtgatatAATTTATACTAAACTCTATACCATCCCTCAAGcaagattgttttttgttgCCTCCTCTTTCATGAACAATTCAACCTAACATACAAGTAAAACTATGCCATAGAACACATACACTGAGTCGCTGTAAATGGCTGAGCGTTTGCAGGATCAAAGTGTCCTTTGAACTTTATCGTTTCATTTGTAAGTTACTCTTGTCGTAAATATAAAATCATTATCAAATTAGCTGAGTGTAGACAGTTGCTTCCAGTAATTGAGAcactttaaatggccttttcaGACTGAAATGCAGCCAAAACTGAAGAACTGCTTTTCTCACCACTCAATGTAGCCAATTTTCCAACAGACATTTGTTGCAATTCTGTCAAAGATTTGGTTAGAATACAGACGTAATtctgaaaaaaataatcagCTGTATCCGTACTGCCTCCATAAATTTAACTCATTTGTCAAATAGACATGAAAGAAGAAGCTCCAGAATGAATATATAAAAATCTAAAGCACAGCTCGATAACGGCATCTTCCCCCTGGCCATAAGACTGCTCAacgcacatccatccatctcccccaCATAACAACAACCCGTCCCCCCCAATTGACATGGACAATTACTCGCACTTTACTTTACACACTTCTGTCTGTGCAATTTCCCTTAGGCTGAGTGCAATATTTTAGTAACACTTTTGCACtaagtgcattttatttatttctatatattttttatattctttattcTGAGTGCTGGCACACAGCACTTCCACACCGTTTTATATTGTACAGTCTGTATAGCTTGGATATCTAGCGACGTTGACCGGTAGTCGAGGAACGACATTTCGTTGTCAAAACtcacttgtgttttttgtgcaatgacaataaaagaaagTTTAAGTCTAAGATATGAAGTATTTAAAAGGTGTAAATTCCTCCACACATTTCCAGGTGAAAGGAACTCTTGATCAGTGAAGTTGTCTTTTTTATCTAATTTACCATCTAAAAACGTtgcagctttaaagctgcaTATCACAGCACAACACAGAATACACAACTGGGTAACCTTTCAGGGTGAAGACAGAACTCCTAgtgatgactgatgaaagaGACTTGTTAAGCTTAGGTTGTAAAAAAGAGTGAGGTATGGTGGGTCAGCTCTGTGTTGACATATGAACATGCAGAATATCCGAAACACCAACTGGGGCGGCTTTCCCCTCTTGATGttacctgcagtctgttcatcaGCTGATATATTCGGTGCTGGTGTTTGAGACGAGGTCTGAAAAATATAAAACCCAGTCAGGAATTCAGCTGCTAAGAATGAGTTTAGTTATTTATGGTAGAATCAGTATTTTATCATatcaaaatgttgtttttggAGCCTGCTATAAAATACCACATGGATTGTCAAGCATTATTTAGAGAAATTGGTAACCAGGTGCATCATCGTGAATCatcaatttttgaatttcacCCAAtgagggatgaataaagtattatttattctattctatccttTATCAATTTCAGCTACTTATTTTGACTTTGGAACTTATTGcacgaaaaagaaagaaatacttGAAATCAGATTGTCCAGATTTGAAAAGAAGATTCACATGAACATTTGACCAATATTCGAAGTCATCAACTTCTGTCATTTAATCCTTCTGATTTGGGGCTGTTTTCAGagtaattttattttaaactctTATCATAGTCAAACAtttttgaatatcttgttaatcTGTCAGGACAGACTTTGCTATCATGTTTAGGAGAATAAATTCACACCAAATAATGATTCACACCCATGTTATCTGTGattttggaattcaattcaatccaattttattgataaagtgccaaattacaacagatggcatctcaaggcacttcaaaggtgttttttttatatcttttgCAGGTGGGGCAACTCTTCTGTCCGCAACTGCATACTACTTTATCTTCATTCCTCTGAGGCAATGTTTCTGTGGGCTGGAAGTAAAGCCACGGATGGAAGAAGTGACCGCATGTAAGATTTAATCTTGTTTAGCTTCTGTTATCGATTTGCCATTAATGTGATAAAATGTTATTTGATTCCAACGATTTTTGTCGGTGTTGATAATTTTGGCcccaaaaaacattttgtggaGAATCTAAGATGCAGCTTCCATGTTGACCTTTTTCAGATCCATTTATCAGAGGATCCGAGACTATGAGGTCCTGGACCGAAGGAAGACAGTGACAGCTCTGAGAGCGGGAGAGGATAGAGCCATCCTACTGGGTGTCAGCATGGTCATCCTCTCTGTAATGATGTATTTTGTCCTGGGCATCACCATACTACGCTCGTACTCTGACAGGTAATAACCACTCACACGCGCTTGCAACATTTTAATGTAAAATGCAAAAATTGTAAGCAGATAACCTTGAAAAAGTAGTCTATAACAAAAAGCTATCCTCACATCAAGTGGAAATTGCTATCTTTCTGCACAGTATGTGGACTCTTGAGGATACCTGCACGATTGTGAATGCCACCATAATCTGGGATGTACACTGTTCATACAGCTGTGGAGCAGAGTGTTGGAAGAAATCCCGTTACCCATGTCTCCAGGTCTATGTCAGCCTCAACTCATCAGGAAAAGTGGTGCGACTGCTGCACAACGAGGACACGCAGGAGAGCAACTCTGAAGTACTTAACCACAAATGATTTTACTTCCTTTAGTTTATTTTAACTTTGGTTTGATTGGAGTGACAAATATCTATTTTTCTGGTTTTGGGCAATTTACCAGATCCAGTGTTTCATACAGTTGTATATTactgttattattgaaaatgtTCCAATAATGGGTATTACATGTAAGCTGCAAACATCTAAAACATGTCTCTTTTTATGTAAAATTTGTACATAGAAGGAATTCACATCCCTCCGTATAATCGTCACCATAACGTGGTGGAGGGGTATTCCCATGATCTTGAGAGCTGTGTTGTCGAGGGCATTAGCCCCTTGTAGGGTCTCCCATGGCAAATTGGTCTCAGACGAAGAGTAATTCGAAAAAACTCCATGGAGTGGCACCAGAGGAAATTGGCTACCCGGAGACTGGACACCAGGGCATCTCCCTGGCTCTAGGGACATGGAATGTCACCTCGCTGGTGGGGaaagagcctgagctggtgtgtGAGGTGGAGCGGTACCAATGAGATATAGTTGGGCTTACCTCCACAGACAGCGTTGGGTCTGGAACCAAACGCCTGGAGAACGGCCGGACTCTCTCGTACTCTGGAGTTTCCCATGGAGAGAGGCGTCAGGCGGGTGTGAGGATACTCATAAGCCCCCGGTTGGGCGCCACCATGTTAGAGTTCTCCCCGGTGAGTGAGAGGGTCGTCTTATTGCGGCTGCAAGTCGCAGGAAGGAAGgttctgactgttgtttgtgcctatgcaccaaacagcagtacAGATGACCCGGCCTTCTTGGAGTCTCTGGGTGGCGTCCTGGAGAGGGTGTCACCTGGGGATACCATTGTTCTTCTGGCAGACTTCAATGCCCATGTTGGCTTCCCTGATCTGAATCCAAGTGGTGTCTTgtttttggacttctgtgcAAGCCATGGTTTGTCCATCACAAACACCATGTTTGAGCATAAGGTGGTTCATAAGTGTATTTGGTACCAGGCCACCTAAGGCCAAAGATCGATGATCAACTTTGTAATCATGTCATCAGACCTGTGGCCGTTTGTCTTGCACACTCGGTTGAAGAAAGGAGCAGAGCTGTCAACAGATCACCACCATGGTGGTTGCCATTTTTAATAAGAGAGTATGTTCCAACTACAGGGGGATCGCACTACTCAGCCTCCCTGGAAGTTTACTCCAGGGTGTTGGAGAGGAAGTTCCGGCCGATTGGTAAACCTCAGGTTCAGGAGAAGCAGTGTGGCTTTCGCTGAggtcgtggaacagtggaccagatcTTTACCCTTACAGAGTTACTGAGAGGATGATGGGAGTTTGAGCATCCAGTCTACATGTCTTTTGTAGACTTGGATAAGGCTTACAAGGCTTTCCCCGAGGGATTCTGTGGTGGGTGCTGAGGGAGTATGGGGTACCGGAGCTTTTATGAGCTATCCGGTCCCTGTATAACCAAAGCAAGAGCTGTGTCCGCATTCTTGGCACCAAGTCGAACTtgtttacagtgtgtgtttttttaaatgctattttattattttttgattatgtttttttttttatattcttctTAATATTTCCTGAAATATTTacatattatatttatatatgttccTTTATAGTCTATGGCTATGTTATTTCCCTTTGGGAAAAAGtatttgatttaattaattATAGCACTCTCATCATTCTGTAACATCAGGCCTTGATAAAGTCATGTGCAGGTGTTTAGGAACTTTCATAACCACGAATGTCAAAATGCCTTAAATCCAAGTAAGGTTGGACACTTAAAACTTAATAATGTCCATACTGTGCTTATTACAACACCCACAAGGTCTATATAAACTGAATATTctcgggaaaaaaaaacacaaaaactttcactttttcttttttctgtcctCCTCTTTAGTGTTTCTACATCCCAAAGTGTCGAAAGGACTATGCTGCTACACACGCCATGGTTCAGAACATTTCTGAGCGCCTCAGGTCTCAGCACACTGTTCAGTGTTTTATCGACCCTACAGATAGAATGCACAGTGCCATCCTAACCCAGGTTTATGGTCAAGTTGCTGTCTTCCATTCCCTGCTGTGGCCGACCTGCACTTTGATTGGCGGATCAATTATCATTGCCATGGTGAAACTTACCCAGTACCTGTCCATCATGAGTGATAGACTGAGCCGTATCAAAAAGTGAAGGGTTGCAAGGCCATGTGCCAAATGGATCACCTGTTGTTTACATGGACAACTGAAAAAGTTTTGTGGGGCCAAGAAGCAGACAAAGAGGCCTGGCAGCTGAGATGTGGTCTTTGAGACTCAAGGACATACCGAAAATATGAAAGcaaccacaaaaaaaacaacatttgaaGAATATCTGAATTTATTATCCATTCAATTACCAAAGGATCCGCTGGTGGTTTAAGCTTACTAACAATCCTTAAATTGATTAACTTCTTAAGATTTGAACAAGTATCACCTACTTATTTGAAGTATTTATTCTTGCTTTTCGAGGGATTTACAAAGctgcttgtttttttaaggaaacACTAACTACATCATTATTTACCATATTCAGGGAATTAGATGCAGCGCTGTCAAATTTTTACTTCATTTTAGCACATTTTGGGGGGGTGGGCATCATTACTTTGCATTTCCATTCTGCTTTGTGTACACTATCTATttgtttctctccttttttctgTGTTCAGTATGCTGTTTATTGATACAGCCAAATTACCAGTAATGCTCATTTACATTCTTTAGTTTCTTTTGTTAGATCCCCAAAAAAGTCTGAAGTTATGACTGAGAAAACATCCATTAACAATATATGTATTATATTGCATTCACTATCAAAGCATTTCAAGACTGCTCTGATTAaatctaaaaaataaatca contains:
- the LOC142400234 gene encoding calcium-activated potassium channel subunit beta-2-like, which codes for MFLWAGSKATDGRSDRISIYQRIRDYEVLDRRKTVTALRAGEDRAILLGVSMVILSVMMYFVLGITILRSYSDSMWTLEDTCTIVNATIIWDVHCSYSCGAECWKKSRYPCLQVYVSLNSSGKVVRLLHNEDTQESNSECFYIPKCRKDYAATHAMVQNISERLRSQHTVQCFIDPTDRMHSAILTQVYGQVAVFHSLLWPTCTLIGGSIIIAMVKLTQYLSIMSDRLSRIKK